A single Lactuca sativa cultivar Salinas chromosome 8, Lsat_Salinas_v11, whole genome shotgun sequence DNA region contains:
- the LOC111892920 gene encoding uncharacterized protein LOC111892920, with translation MDDMEDSLFEGMVLFDPSSSSSSSQLPVDDDKKQGGAVELPNHREISQQPPQSPTSAATTTAGASFEPLDENLFSDLTLIQPQSQEDAYSSLDPPLSPSSSSSRSTIDVPTTTFASPSQLSTAIDSTSVSDSRGVVSPARSLSSQISSTRKKKRAGLRIGYGRAAQSQDSTIDADDTQPQIRLPSPSISPSPSLPPSPSLPIVAAEKNLEPGEEKQQILPDSGSGSVSTVAEATTSAVEERIKINEAIPNSESVDSTLKNTPQEEEITELQSRENSVEFRYDQIKKQIADKLNGAHQAVASVSAKRKESIRKRRKAEEELNLASAKHKEMEKELEEAVESEDFETAERVSDSLASAERNKELLSVALRDAEADCDAIDSKMQEALELQIVTEEECAALLQSFVVDADHEADAVISNAETKTSAEMEKWISLSEALEVKRIEIEIESHVLSGARQVLDDSIEQVVKEDREESNLLHNKKNILAEELQELLSLVKQKESEIAENDSKIEVIEKKIADVTSSFQEAQSTIHSKSNVLQSNLSEIESDHESLSRKKKEIDDFLIQEETKGSKIKELSRISANEAEMYKEVVNLRKSLVNFISKSREEKARLATNEQKLFDDVQIFKQDISSVRASLQDLSSTKSGTQQEIESSKQRLVFIDKRIPELESEKKVAATARNFKEAARIANEVKTLNLEKETLQTKIEEAVSELKKIEDDISESVERLKEKEEKILNMEKELEMVRYQRLLLVGNGARGERLAAMEFGDVKEGEILLKEAEAADSEARKIEGNCSKEESVVISMELVSSLDRNQLSELVASIQIVES, from the exons ATGGATGATATGGAGGATTCTTTGTTCGAGGGTATGGTCCTTTTTGACCCTTCTTCATCATCCTCTTCTTCTCAATTGCCAGTAGATGATGATAAGAAGCAGGGTGGTGCTGTTGAACTACCCAATCATCGTGAAATTAGTCAGCAACCTCCTCAATCCCCTACTTCCGCCGCCACAACCACCGCCGGAGCTTCATTTGAGCCCCTGGATGAAAACCTCTTCTCGGATCTAACTCTCATACAACCCCAATCTCAAGAAGACGCCTATTCCTCCCTCGACCCTCCTCTTTCgccgtcatcatcatcatcgcgcAGTACTATTGATGTTCCCACAACAACATTTGCATCGCCATCACAATTGTCAACCGCCATAGATTCCACCAGTGTTAGTGATAGTAGAGGAGTTGTCTCCCCTGCCCGATCGCTCTCATCACAGATTTCCTCCACCAGAAAGAAGAAGAGAGCTGGTCTAAGGATCGGATATGGTAGAGCAGCCCAGTCACAAGATTCCACCATTGATGCTGATGATACGCAGCCACAGATCCGTCTCCCATCTCCATCCATATCCCCATCTCCATCCCTGCCCCCCTCTCCATCACTTCCCATTGTTGCTGCTGAAAAAAATCTTGAACCAGGAGAAGAAAAGCAGCAAATCCTTCCTGATTCTGGAAGTGGTTCCGTTTCAACTGTGGCAGAAGCAACCACCTCAGCAGTTGAAGAACGGATCAAGATAAATGAAGCCATTCCCAATTCAGAGTCCGTGGACTCTACATTGAAGAATACACCACAAGAAGAGGAGATTACAGAATTGCAAAGTAGGGAGAATTCAGTGGAGTTTAGATATGACCAAATTAAGAAACAGATTGCTGACAAACTCAATGGTGCTCACCAAGCAGTAGCTTCTGTGTCAGCCAAACGCAAGGAATCCATTAGGAAGAGAAGGAAAGCAGAGGAGGAGCTGAATCTTGCATCTGCAAAGCATAAAGAAATGGAGAAGGAGCTGGAGGAAGCTGTGGAGTCTGAGGATTTTGAGACTGCAGAAAGGGTCAGTGATAGTCTTGCATCAGCTGAGAGGAACAAGGAGCTTCTTTCTGTTGCTTTGAGAGATGCTGAAGCCGACTGTGATGCCATTgattccaagatgcaggaggCTTTGGAATTGCAAATTGTAACTGAAGAGGAATGTGCAGCTCTGCTGCAAAGCTTTGTGGTG GATGCTGATCATGAGGCAGATGCTGTCATCTCAAATGCTGAAACCAAAACTTCAGCAGAAATGGAGAAATGGATTTCATTATCCGAAGCTTTAGAGGTGAAAAGAATAGAAATAGAAATCGAATCACATGTTCTTTCAGGAGCTCGACAAGTGTTAGATGATTCCATAGAACAAGTAGTCAAGGAAGACAGAGAAGAAAGCAATCTCCTTCACAACAAAAAGAACATATTAGCAGAAGAACTGCAGGAGTTACTATCTTTAGTAAAACAAAAGGAATCAGAAATAGCAGAAAACGATTCAAAGATCGAAGTAATTGAGAAAAAGATAGCTGATGTAACCTCTAGCTTCCAGGAAGCACAATCAACCATTCATTCAAAGTCCAATGTTCTTCAATCAAATCTTTCTGAAATCGAATCAGATCATGAATCTTTATCTAGAAAAAAGAAGGAAATTGATGACTTCCTtattcaagaagaaaccaaaggTTCAAAAATCAAGGAACTTAGCCGCATTTCTGCAAATGAAGCTGAAATGTATAAAGAAGTTGTAAACCTGAGAAAAAGTCTAGTAAATTTCATCTCAAAATCACGTGAAGAGAAAGCAAGATTAGCTACAAATGAACAAAAGTTATTTGATGATGTGCAAATCTTCAAACAAGATATTTCTTCTGTAAGAGCTTCACTTCAG gaTCTGTCATCAACAAAATCAGGAACCCAACAGGAGATAGAATCATCAAAACAGAGGCTTGTGTTCATAGACAAAAGAATACCAGAATTAGAATCTGAAAAGAAAGTTGCTGCAACTGCAAGAAACTTCAAGGAAGCAGCAAGGATAGCAAATGAGGTAAAGACACTGAATCTTGAAAAGGAAACTTTACAGACTAAAATAGAGGAAGCTGTTTCTGAACTTAAGAAGATAGAAGATGATATCAGTGAGAGTGTGGAGAGACTAAAGGAAAAAGAAGAGAAAATTTTGAATATGGAAAAGGAATTGGAGATGGTGAGATACCAAAGGTTGCTTCTTGTTGGCAATGGTGCTAGAGGTGAAAGATTGGCAGCTATGGAGTTTGGTGATGTTAAAGAAGGTGAGATTCTGTTGAAGGAAGCTGAAGCTGCTGATTCTGAAGCTAGAAAGATTGAAGGGAATTGTAGTAAAGAGGAAAGTGTTGTTATTTCCATGGAACTTGTTTCCAGTCTTGATAGGAATCAGCTATCGGAATTGGTGGCATCTATTCAGATTGTGGAATCATGA